One Candidatus Culexarchaeum yellowstonense genomic region harbors:
- a CDS encoding nucleotidyltransferase domain-containing protein, whose protein sequence is MNIRSILIEALNSLNRARGLNPPKSDVELAALRWEIYASLQNVLDAVAMVIADLGLRKPSSYAELGKVLCYMKLIDECVSEDLRLIAVTRNVIAHAYRRLSTMDLDRIVMEILPKTEGVVRKLEGVLESRGIDPVDGSNVKHVANLLEGVFRKHNVVLAYLFGSRARGFGRPDSDYDIAVVMDRADVTVMDEIKLALDIADALKVPADRVDVVALNIADTMLKARVLREGAVIYAENEDVRKVWERKVYLEVLDSTDFYAIYIARVFGRLNFHN, encoded by the coding sequence ATGAATATTAGGTCTATTCTTATTGAAGCGTTGAATTCTTTGAATAGAGCTAGGGGTCTTAATCCTCCGAAGAGTGATGTCGAGTTGGCTGCACTTAGGTGGGAGATTTATGCTTCATTACAGAATGTTTTGGATGCCGTGGCTATGGTTATAGCTGATCTTGGATTGAGGAAACCTAGTTCATATGCTGAGTTGGGGAAGGTTTTATGTTATATGAAGTTAATTGATGAATGTGTATCAGAGGATTTGAGGTTGATTGCTGTCACAAGGAACGTTATTGCACATGCTTATCGCAGGCTTTCCACAATGGATTTAGATAGGATTGTAATGGAAATTCTCCCAAAAACCGAAGGAGTTGTTAGGAAGCTTGAAGGGGTTTTGGAGAGTAGGGGTATAGATCCAGTAGATGGATCTAACGTTAAACATGTAGCCAATTTATTGGAGGGGGTTTTTAGGAAGCATAATGTTGTTTTAGCATACTTGTTTGGTAGTCGTGCGAGGGGTTTCGGTAGACCTGATAGTGATTATGATATAGCTGTGGTAATGGATAGGGCTGATGTGACTGTAATGGATGAAATTAAACTTGCATTGGATATTGCGGATGCTTTGAAGGTTCCAGCTGACAGAGTGGATGTTGTTGCATTAAATATTGCTGATACGATGTTGAAAGCTAGAGTTTTGAGGGAGGGTGCAGTGATCTATGCTGAGAATGAGGATGTTAGGAAGGTTTGGGAGAGGAAGGTGTACCTTGAAGTGTTGGATTCAACAGACTTCTATGCAATTTATATTGCAAGAGTTTTTGGTAGATTAAATTTCCATAACTGA
- a CDS encoding DUF429 domain-containing protein, translated as MCSSFVCMGVDLASMESRETGICILRGVYVKTVTVHGDVEILNLALVEKPHVIAIDAPLSLPKGKTLDSRGCVRECDRELLRMGIRFFPLNFKWMRQLTMRGMKLRAELTGMGFRVIETYPGGAQQILGIPRVRRGREELRRKLVEMFNLSGDILERRLSPHELDAVTCAIVGKLYLEGEYIAIGDPSEMLMILPKPR; from the coding sequence GTGTGTAGCAGTTTTGTGTGTATGGGTGTGGATTTGGCTAGTATGGAGTCTAGGGAGACTGGGATATGTATATTGAGGGGGGTGTATGTTAAGACTGTGACTGTTCATGGTGATGTGGAGATTTTGAATTTAGCGTTGGTGGAGAAGCCGCATGTGATCGCAATTGATGCTCCATTATCGTTGCCTAAGGGGAAGACTTTGGATTCGAGGGGTTGTGTTAGGGAGTGTGATAGGGAGCTTTTGAGGATGGGTATAAGGTTTTTCCCATTAAACTTTAAGTGGATGAGGCAGTTGACTATGAGGGGGATGAAGCTTAGGGCTGAATTGACTGGTATGGGGTTTAGGGTTATAGAGACTTATCCTGGTGGAGCTCAGCAGATACTTGGAATTCCAAGGGTTAGGAGGGGGAGGGAGGAGTTGAGGAGGAAGCTTGTGGAAATGTTCAATTTGAGTGGGGATATATTGGAGAGGAGGTTGAGTCCACATGAATTGGATGCTGTGACATGCGCTATTGTTGGGAAGTTGTATTTGGAGGGGGAGTATATAGCTATAGGGGATCCGAGTGAAATGCTAATGATACTGCCGAAACCGAGATAG
- a CDS encoding glycosyl hydrolase-related protein, translating to MLSLREVERRFFDLLASSFIYFRPIDKWVLNGVEVSLPYISSVSPDETLVFTCDVDFDKPRGLGWLLRLDVSGCGLIYVDGVLLHGIDDEHKLIPIFKDDFSNFRLEFTSRKLFGESPLKFSFTSSSIAGVLFDVFSTSLSLLDLVNYAQRDDSIIDLLSRLAEKITITPSVLQVYAMARTLYGFDFKDFSREYRRIRWDYSYIASVYGDGVVRGDLRDIPSPRIEDVRRIADEISRVLDEVCLSSVGDGEVFLFGHSHIDTAWLWPYSETRRKILRTFSTINGLFKMGYNFTYVQSGAQNYRWLEDLNPELFDDVGKLISDGRWLPVGGMWVESDTQLISGESLARQFLYGQRYFMDKFNFKCEIGWLPDTFGFSAQLPQIMRKSGLKIFITHKVMWNDTNNFPYHAFVWDGIDGSSIIVHILPLTYNGILTANEIHDLWIKYLGKNYAPAIHSYGYGDGGGGPTFTMLERVKLLSKIPGLPKLILAPKQDEYINTMLKSSGNLPHWHGEIYNEFHRGVYTNNIRIKNLMWMAENEVLWSEFLSTILYLNKLGEYPRKDLLECWEAILRSQFHDVLPGSCCSEAYDEAYAELERVIGRLKAISNDAFKNIIPTSSNGPLRVAIFNRLNWCWKALVELPKGLFRDQNGRIIESQEFNGVNYWIVEVPPLNYTVLTKFSDSEIVGGDGDVKAYGVDDGIILENEYLKVRIGFDATVKSIYDKMLHREFISSEGNLLKVHVCKPGAFDAWDIEESTIKDPGVKLIIIDPPRIIANGPVFASVKYTLRYGESTVNQEIRIFKGSRLIEFKTHLNWVDKGCLLKAWFNLNVKSEKAHFEIPFGVVERSTIKVSSWDKAKFEVPALRWMDISDGEYGFAIISNSRHGYSVDGSTVGLSLLKSSVMPNPWSDMGYNEFTYYIYPHSGDYYSGEVYRRAYEVYSGVKTLVFKCNGEVPLMKPIIKVDGGILESLKLSESLDGIVARIYDISGKGCEVNVEFNDVFNVYEVDIIEDNPKLLAENAKTFRIRLNPFEIKTLLLIKISIPS from the coding sequence ATGTTGAGTTTACGTGAAGTTGAGAGGAGATTTTTTGATCTTCTTGCTTCATCCTTCATTTATTTTAGACCTATTGATAAGTGGGTTTTGAATGGTGTTGAAGTTTCTCTACCATACATTTCAAGTGTTTCTCCGGATGAAACTTTAGTTTTCACATGTGATGTGGATTTTGATAAGCCTAGGGGTTTGGGTTGGCTTCTTAGATTGGATGTTTCTGGTTGTGGGCTTATATACGTTGATGGTGTGCTTCTTCATGGTATTGATGATGAGCATAAGTTGATTCCAATATTTAAGGATGATTTCTCCAATTTTAGACTTGAATTCACTTCACGTAAACTTTTTGGTGAAAGTCCCCTTAAATTCTCATTTACATCATCCAGTATTGCTGGAGTATTGTTTGATGTTTTCAGTACTTCACTTTCATTGTTGGATCTGGTGAATTATGCTCAGAGGGATGATTCTATTATTGATTTGTTATCTAGATTGGCTGAGAAGATTACAATTACTCCAAGTGTATTGCAGGTTTATGCTATGGCTAGAACTTTGTATGGTTTCGATTTTAAAGATTTCTCGAGGGAGTATAGGAGGATTAGGTGGGATTACTCTTATATTGCTTCAGTTTATGGGGATGGGGTTGTTCGTGGGGATTTGAGGGATATACCATCACCGAGAATTGAGGATGTTCGTAGAATCGCTGATGAAATTTCACGTGTTTTGGATGAAGTTTGCCTCTCTAGTGTTGGGGATGGTGAGGTATTCCTTTTCGGTCATTCCCATATAGATACTGCTTGGCTTTGGCCTTATAGTGAAACTAGGAGGAAGATTTTACGGACATTTTCCACTATAAATGGTCTTTTCAAGATGGGTTACAATTTCACATATGTTCAGAGTGGAGCGCAGAATTATAGGTGGCTTGAAGATTTAAATCCAGAATTGTTTGATGATGTTGGAAAGCTTATCTCTGATGGTAGATGGCTTCCTGTTGGTGGGATGTGGGTTGAATCTGATACCCAACTTATTTCCGGTGAATCCCTTGCTAGACAGTTTCTTTATGGTCAAAGATATTTCATGGATAAATTCAATTTTAAATGTGAGATTGGGTGGCTTCCAGATACCTTTGGCTTTTCAGCTCAACTACCACAGATTATGCGTAAAAGTGGATTGAAAATTTTCATTACACATAAGGTTATGTGGAATGATACTAATAACTTCCCATATCATGCCTTCGTTTGGGATGGGATTGATGGTTCAAGCATCATTGTCCATATACTTCCATTAACATATAATGGGATTTTAACTGCAAATGAAATTCACGATTTATGGATTAAGTATCTTGGTAAGAATTATGCACCAGCAATTCACAGTTATGGTTATGGTGATGGTGGTGGAGGCCCTACTTTCACAATGCTTGAGCGGGTTAAATTGCTTAGCAAAATTCCAGGTTTGCCTAAATTGATTTTGGCGCCTAAACAAGATGAATACATTAATACTATGCTTAAATCTTCAGGGAATCTTCCACACTGGCATGGTGAGATATATAATGAGTTTCATAGGGGGGTCTACACAAACAATATTAGGATTAAGAATTTAATGTGGATGGCTGAAAATGAGGTTTTATGGTCTGAATTCCTATCAACAATACTCTACTTAAACAAGTTGGGTGAGTATCCACGTAAAGATCTGCTTGAATGTTGGGAGGCTATATTGAGATCACAATTTCATGATGTTTTACCGGGAAGTTGTTGTAGTGAAGCTTATGATGAAGCATATGCAGAACTTGAAAGGGTTATAGGGAGGTTGAAAGCCATATCAAATGATGCTTTCAAAAATATTATCCCAACTTCCAGTAATGGTCCACTTAGAGTTGCTATTTTTAATAGATTGAATTGGTGTTGGAAAGCTTTGGTAGAGTTGCCTAAAGGGTTATTTAGAGATCAGAATGGTAGAATCATTGAATCGCAAGAATTTAATGGTGTAAATTATTGGATTGTTGAAGTTCCACCCTTAAACTATACGGTTCTAACGAAATTCTCAGATTCAGAGATTGTTGGAGGTGATGGTGATGTTAAAGCTTATGGAGTTGACGATGGAATAATACTTGAAAATGAATATTTAAAAGTTAGAATAGGGTTTGATGCCACGGTAAAATCCATATATGATAAGATGCTACACAGGGAATTCATATCCTCCGAGGGGAATTTATTAAAGGTTCACGTATGTAAACCTGGAGCATTTGATGCATGGGATATTGAGGAATCAACAATTAAAGATCCCGGTGTAAAGTTGATTATTATAGATCCTCCAAGAATAATTGCAAATGGACCTGTATTTGCATCTGTTAAATATACTTTAAGGTATGGTGAATCCACTGTAAATCAAGAAATTAGAATTTTCAAAGGTTCTAGACTAATCGAATTTAAAACTCATTTAAATTGGGTTGATAAGGGGTGTTTGTTGAAGGCTTGGTTCAATTTAAATGTTAAATCTGAGAAGGCTCATTTCGAAATTCCATTTGGAGTTGTTGAAAGATCTACAATTAAAGTTAGTTCTTGGGATAAAGCTAAATTTGAAGTTCCAGCTTTGAGATGGATGGATATATCTGATGGGGAATATGGCTTCGCAATAATATCCAATAGTAGGCATGGATATAGTGTTGATGGTTCAACTGTCGGTTTAAGTCTACTGAAATCTTCAGTTATGCCGAATCCATGGTCTGATATGGGTTACAATGAATTCACATATTACATTTACCCACATAGTGGAGATTATTATTCTGGGGAAGTTTATAGGAGGGCTTATGAAGTTTATAGTGGAGTTAAAACATTGGTATTCAAATGTAATGGAGAAGTTCCATTGATGAAGCCTATAATTAAAGTTGATGGCGGAATACTTGAATCTTTAAAATTAAGTGAATCTCTAGATGGGATTGTAGCTAGAATTTATGATATTAGTGGTAAAGGTTGCGAGGTAAATGTTGAATTTAATGATGTATTCAATGTATATGAGGTTGACATAATTGAAGATAACCCCAAACTACTAGCTGAAAATGCTAAAACTTTTAGGATTCGTTTAAATCCATTTGAGATAAAGACATTATTGCTCATTAAAATTTCAATTCCTTCTTAA
- a CDS encoding endonuclease domain-containing protein yields MSHVDGRKRTFSLFAKSVVERYVKAGKYTQEELAFENILLNFGLEKNKDFFHNYRFKNDRGRYYWVDFYLPKWNLIIEIDGGIWHSYFKEAKEKDKRRDAWFKSLGFEIIRIDSGVLRSDSGRDKVKLDIGRKLGLIK; encoded by the coding sequence ATGTCCCATGTTGATGGTAGGAAGAGGACATTCAGCTTATTCGCAAAGAGTGTTGTTGAAAGGTATGTTAAAGCTGGAAAATATACTCAAGAGGAGTTGGCATTTGAAAATATACTCTTAAACTTTGGATTGGAGAAGAATAAAGACTTCTTCCATAATTATAGGTTTAAGAATGATAGGGGGAGGTATTACTGGGTTGACTTCTACCTACCAAAATGGAATCTAATAATCGAAATTGATGGTGGAATATGGCATTCATACTTCAAAGAAGCTAAGGAAAAGGATAAACGTAGAGATGCATGGTTCAAGAGTTTAGGTTTCGAGATTATTAGAATTGATAGTGGAGTTTTGAGGAGTGATTCTGGGAGAGATAAGGTTAAACTTGATATTGGAAGGAAACTTGGATTAATCAAATGA
- a CDS encoding Ig-like domain-containing protein, giving the protein MYVVSLELDRIHLTVTVLKDGNTIPGANVYVFASAPNGTRLIATSCTNQYGIAAFQLSIKNIIKPIIDWNQAEKRSFIINPGLYITSIGVYNNTIFFGSASTKLPLTLIGPITTNVNLDLKHPIKKVETKVKTVSTNIQQQAPPWAQLIYSAQSTMRETVFKVSTDQNTRAHCGYLVQQYREVAFKCTYSVTKVIDDSIVVKWTIGAEISWVTSQIEKALVLDVGQSSTGYVSFLAAINYECWEYEMPADGGELYREHRTYIVYYWPDSLQTVKGEDDIEGNQIFLKSATGAGWNTVATIVYLHWEVSQEFGIPVSKFIKLIATLFSKFPQALNVPVDVDLIFKSTDAICAHVEVYGVEGCTINIYRVEISRTLNAYYQIPAWAIILRT; this is encoded by the coding sequence GTGTATGTTGTTTCATTGGAGCTTGATAGAATACACTTAACAGTAACCGTATTAAAGGATGGAAACACAATTCCAGGAGCAAACGTATATGTATTCGCTTCAGCTCCAAACGGTACCAGACTCATAGCAACTTCATGCACAAACCAGTATGGAATTGCAGCATTCCAACTATCAATAAAGAACATAATAAAACCAATAATTGATTGGAATCAGGCTGAGAAAAGAAGCTTCATAATAAATCCAGGACTATACATAACATCCATAGGAGTCTACAATAACACAATATTCTTCGGCTCAGCATCAACAAAACTACCACTAACACTAATAGGACCAATAACAACAAATGTAAACCTAGACCTAAAACATCCAATAAAGAAGGTGGAAACCAAAGTAAAAACCGTATCAACAAATATTCAGCAACAAGCACCACCATGGGCACAACTAATATACAGTGCGCAAAGCACGATGAGAGAAACTGTATTCAAAGTATCCACAGACCAAAACACCAGGGCACATTGTGGTTACCTTGTTCAACAATATAGAGAGGTTGCATTTAAATGCACATATTCAGTAACCAAAGTTATAGACGATTCCATTGTTGTGAAATGGACTATAGGTGCAGAGATAAGTTGGGTAACCTCACAAATTGAAAAGGCACTTGTATTAGATGTAGGTCAGAGTAGTACAGGATATGTATCATTTTTGGCTGCAATTAATTATGAGTGTTGGGAGTATGAGATGCCCGCTGATGGTGGAGAACTCTATAGGGAGCATAGAACATACATAGTTTATTACTGGCCTGACTCTCTACAAACTGTTAAAGGTGAAGATGACATTGAAGGCAACCAAATATTTCTAAAATCTGCAACTGGCGCGGGATGGAATACTGTTGCAACTATAGTGTATTTACATTGGGAGGTTAGTCAGGAATTCGGTATACCTGTATCTAAATTCATTAAGCTTATCGCTACCCTATTCTCCAAATTCCCACAAGCTTTAAATGTGCCTGTAGATGTAGACCTGATATTCAAGAGTACTGACGCTATATGTGCACATGTAGAAGTTTATGGTGTTGAAGGTTGCACAATAAATATATATAGAGTTGAAATATCAAGGACTTTGAACGCCTATTATCAGATTCCTGCCTGGGCAATAATTTTAAGAACGTAA
- a CDS encoding D-aminoacylase, whose translation MEWDLLIENGLIVDGLGSKPFNGFLGVDGGRIVYLSDVKPKVDAKRVIDASGLIVSPGFIDIHSHGDETILLYPKAENYIFQGVTTIVGGNCGSSPAPVGKFWVMSFWEMDWWHELKPYKYYAPLMHPIDKVNEKLREKFGFTIDWKSFNDFLRKVEGRGASINYIPLVGHGSIRAAVMGEDHKRRASDKEIEEMKNYLREALDSGAHGMSTGLDYAPGFYADTNEIIELVKVVKGYDGIYATHWRRTGIRTEARREIKPPEKIKGIVEAIEISEKTGVPVQISHISYGFVAYPPPPERLRRAMAETTLDYVDEAIKRGVDVSFDVIPNITGGVFSMPKLIALLSPWIRESGGIERLIENLKCEDYRRDIKDAIYGGKWYTVNPNLDPYWMDNIVIRKCKNPEYLGKTLGEIASSKGADPVDVLMDMILEDPETLYEPKYTYAGEESLEVFFKHPRAMVGADIFALDFKWEAKTPPYYLPHPNTYGAFPMFIAKFVREKGILSIEEAIMKITSKPAERMKINDRGVLKVGAWADITIFDLNRIGYRGTYLEPRVPPDGIEYVIVNGEIVLDRGRHTGALSGKVIRKRRAGK comes from the coding sequence GTGGAATGGGATTTATTGATTGAGAATGGCTTGATAGTTGATGGTCTTGGCTCTAAACCATTTAATGGGTTTCTGGGCGTTGATGGTGGCAGGATAGTGTATTTGTCTGATGTTAAGCCTAAGGTTGATGCTAAGAGGGTTATAGATGCCAGTGGACTTATTGTTTCCCCTGGATTCATTGATATTCATAGTCATGGTGATGAAACCATCCTACTATACCCTAAGGCTGAGAATTACATTTTCCAGGGTGTAACAACCATTGTGGGTGGTAATTGTGGTTCTTCACCAGCCCCTGTTGGAAAATTTTGGGTTATGTCATTTTGGGAGATGGATTGGTGGCATGAATTGAAGCCATACAAGTACTATGCTCCACTCATGCATCCAATAGATAAAGTTAATGAGAAGCTTAGGGAGAAGTTTGGATTCACAATTGACTGGAAAAGCTTTAATGATTTCCTCCGTAAAGTTGAGGGGAGGGGTGCATCAATAAACTATATTCCACTCGTTGGGCATGGCTCCATTAGAGCGGCAGTTATGGGTGAAGATCATAAGAGGAGGGCATCTGATAAGGAGATTGAGGAGATGAAGAATTATTTGAGGGAGGCTTTAGATTCCGGTGCTCATGGGATGTCCACTGGATTGGATTATGCCCCTGGATTCTATGCTGACACCAATGAGATAATTGAGCTTGTAAAGGTTGTTAAGGGTTATGATGGAATTTATGCTACGCATTGGAGGAGGACTGGAATTAGAACTGAAGCTAGAAGGGAGATTAAACCCCCTGAGAAGATTAAGGGGATAGTTGAGGCAATTGAAATATCTGAGAAAACTGGTGTTCCAGTTCAAATATCACATATATCCTATGGGTTTGTGGCTTATCCACCTCCACCGGAACGTTTGAGGAGGGCTATGGCTGAAACCACATTGGATTATGTTGATGAAGCTATTAAGAGGGGTGTGGACGTATCCTTCGATGTAATACCAAACATTACTGGTGGAGTTTTCTCAATGCCAAAGCTAATTGCATTACTATCCCCATGGATTAGAGAGTCTGGTGGAATTGAACGCTTAATCGAGAATCTCAAATGCGAAGATTATAGAAGGGATATTAAAGATGCAATTTATGGTGGTAAATGGTATACTGTTAACCCAAACCTAGATCCATACTGGATGGATAACATAGTGATTAGGAAATGTAAGAATCCAGAATATTTGGGTAAAACTTTGGGGGAGATAGCTTCATCTAAAGGTGCAGACCCAGTTGACGTGCTAATGGATATGATTTTGGAGGATCCTGAAACACTATATGAGCCAAAATACACATATGCCGGTGAAGAGAGTTTAGAGGTATTCTTTAAGCATCCAAGAGCCATGGTTGGAGCAGACATATTTGCATTGGATTTCAAGTGGGAAGCCAAAACCCCACCATACTACCTACCACACCCAAACACTTATGGAGCATTCCCAATGTTTATAGCTAAATTCGTTAGGGAGAAGGGTATTTTATCCATTGAGGAGGCTATAATGAAGATAACCTCAAAACCTGCGGAGAGGATGAAGATTAATGATAGGGGTGTATTGAAGGTTGGTGCATGGGCTGACATAACCATATTCGATTTGAATAGGATTGGTTACCGTGGAACATACCTTGAACCAAGAGTTCCACCGGATGGCATTGAATACGTCATAGTTAATGGGGAAATAGTTTTGGATAGGGGGAGGCATACTGGAGCATTAAGTGGAAAGGTTATTAGAAAGAGAAGGGCAGGCAAGTAA